TGGAGTTGATGTAGCAAAAGTGAGGTAAGAGTGTGCCTGTCTTACTCCCCATGTCAGATGTGGTGGAGCTATAGCCCAACCAATCTTCCAACCTGTTACAGAAAATGTCTTTCCGAGGGAATTCATGGTGACAGTCCTCTCGTACATGCCAGGAAGTGAAGCTATAGAAATGTGATCTTCCTCAAATGCCAACTTATCATAAACTTCATCTGAGAAAACCAACACATCATTTTCTATACAGAGAGATGCAATAGTTTCCAATTCCTCTCGGCTGAACATTTTCCCCGTGGGGTTGTGTGGTGTATTTAGAAGTATTGCACGAGTATTCTTTGAGATGATAGACTTGAACTCATCAATTGGAACTGAGAAATTGGGAGGCCGGAGGGTAATGGATTTTATATTGGCTCCAGCCATGGAAAGGGTGGCTTCGTAAGAATCATAAAAAGGGGCAAAAAGGATGACCTCGTCGCCAGGGTTTATCAAACCTAACATGGTGGCAGCAATGGCTTCAGTGCATCCTGAAGTGATAGTGACTTCCTTTTCAGGGTCCACCACCAGTCCCGAGTCTTTCTTGAACCTGGCAGCCACTGCAGAGTTGAGGTCTGGAACACCATATCCCCGGGCATATTGGTTTTTCCCCTCTTTAATAGCCTGGATTGCAGCGTCTTTCACAAATTCAGGGCCATCAAAGTTGGGAAAGCCTTGGCCGAGGTTTATCGCTCCATGTTTGATCGCAAGTATGCTCATTTGGGTGAAGATTGTAGTCTTAAACTTCTCCAAGCGCTTTGCAACCTTTTTCAAGAAGGCAAAAACAGAGAATAGTTTAAAACGATGTATCGATCCTGGACAAATCTAAAAGCATGGCGTTGGTACATTTCTATGCAAACCTTAAAAATATGAGAAGCTTGTCTGATTGATAGATAACATAAAAGTCAACATCTAATGATTTAGATACTTTGCCAACATCTAATGATCAAAAAgttcaataaaataaaactacAGTGTTTAATAGTTTATGGAGTGAAAATGTACGAGGCACCTAGATAGTAACCTTCTGGAGTGCTATTAAGAAACACATCGCAGCAAGGAGATAACTTTTAACTGCATAACAATAGATAAGGATTATGTGGAGCAGATATGTCAGTGGTCTACTAATTCTTAATCTACAGGTTCATCAGCTGCACAAGAGCCACAATCACCTTGAAACACAATTACAATTTCACCATACTACCCCCTCCAATGAACAACTCTTCCCACAATCTGTAGAGGTGCTTAGTTGGATTCCTATTATAAGCATCTCTGAGGTTCCAAAGATTCCAGAAATAGGAGAACAAGTAACAGAGAGCTTTCTCCCATTCCCTTAGCAGTTAGCACCCTATCTGAGATTGGACATTAACATGTTCCACATAATGGCCAAGGTTTTATAGATAGACTGTTGTTTGCTATAGTCTGATAACTAAAGAATGCACTGAATATCTGTTTTATTTAGGCCTTCCCATAAAATTGTGTATGACGTACACACGCCTCCAATCTAGCCTAGAAAGCACATCTTGTTCTAATTTAAAAATGCTTGTAAATAACAAACAATTTTGAGAAAGAGAATAGATAAAAACTAAGAAGATGGACCATCTCTAAGGATGCTTAGCAATTAGCATGgccaatatttttttttccaatgctTGATTCTTTAAGCCAAGAGTTCGGAGCAGTTACAGTGAAACCACACAACCACGCATCCACAGTtcatttcaaaccctaaaattcaagGTTGAGACTAGACTATAGGGATACCAAAACTGTTCCAGAATGAGAGGTCAAGGCCAAAATCAAATCCAAATTTAGCATCAGATTTACAAGTCtcccaaaatcaaaattttccTACTTAACAAGAACAAAGCCTATTTCCACATCTTTGTTTTTATTAACAAGGATTCAAGATTATTCATTATAAACAAGCTTCAATGACTACTCAAAATcatgcaaaacaaaaataaaactaaaaataaaatcccTAATCCAAGAACAGCCCTACCACTATATTAACAACATATACAATCATAAACATACCCAAAAAAAAACCAGATCAAAATTtctaaaaaatgaaacatcaaaaATAACGAAAAACCCAATTCCAGAAAACACAAACTTGCTATTACTGAGAGTTAGCAAtacaaaaatgaagaagaaggaattACCTGTACAG
This DNA window, taken from Papaver somniferum cultivar HN1 chromosome 3, ASM357369v1, whole genome shotgun sequence, encodes the following:
- the LOC113356220 gene encoding uncharacterized protein LOC113356220, with the protein product MLGLVKPSPNFRHGNEMLTLRTRALNIFTLPTTTTLNHSFRKSRFPSFMASAISTTSEEPTTKNVVQHPVQVAKRLEKFKTTIFTQMSILAIKHGAINLGQGFPNFDGPEFVKDAAIQAIKEGKNQYARGYGVPDLNSAVAARFKKDSGLVVDPEKEVTITSGCTEAIAATMLGLINPGDEVILFAPFYDSYEATLSMAGANIKSITLRPPNFSVPIDEFKSIISKNTRAILLNTPHNPTGKMFSREELETIASLCIENDVLVFSDEVYDKLAFEEDHISIASLPGMYERTVTMNSLGKTFSVTGWKIGWAIAPPHLTWGVRQAHSYLTFATSTPMQFAAAEALRTSETYYEEMKKDYMHKKEILVEGLKDVGFVVHPSSGTYFVIVDHTPFGFENDVAFCEYLIKEVGVVAIPTSVFYLNPEDGKNLVRFTFCKDEDTLRAAVERMKAKLKK